Proteins encoded within one genomic window of Bacillus thuringiensis:
- a CDS encoding TIGR01440 family protein → MKYNLVNQPVKGRGVMTEIVKVREQLQISLSDFQEQASLQSGQIFVVGCSTSEVLGEKIGTSGTMEVAEAIFSELKQFQEQTGIELAFQCCEHLNRALVVERELAMKYHFEIVTVTPVRSAGGALATYAYHNLKDPVVIEFIKADAGMDIGDTFIGMHLKHVAVPVRTSVKEIGSAHVTMATTRGKLIGGARAVYAAAEETIICR, encoded by the coding sequence ATGAAATATAATTTGGTGAACCAACCTGTGAAAGGAAGAGGCGTAATGACAGAAATCGTAAAGGTAAGAGAACAGCTACAAATTTCGCTTTCTGATTTCCAAGAACAAGCTTCATTACAAAGTGGTCAAATTTTTGTAGTTGGGTGTAGTACGAGCGAAGTGCTAGGAGAGAAAATTGGAACATCAGGAACGATGGAAGTAGCAGAGGCGATTTTTTCTGAATTAAAACAATTTCAAGAGCAAACAGGTATTGAGTTGGCGTTTCAATGTTGTGAGCATTTAAACCGTGCTTTAGTAGTTGAGAGAGAGTTGGCAATGAAATATCACTTTGAAATTGTAACAGTTACGCCTGTTAGATCAGCAGGTGGTGCATTAGCAACATATGCTTATCATAATTTGAAAGATCCGGTAGTAATTGAGTTTATTAAAGCGGATGCGGGAATGGATATTGGTGATACATTTATCGGTATGCATTTAAAGCATGTAGCTGTTCCGGTTCGTACAAGTGTGAAGGAAATTGGAAGTGCGCATGTAACGATGGCAACAACACGTGGAAAACTAATTGGTGGAGCACGTGCTGTTTATGCGGCGGCTGAAGAGACTATCATTTGCCGTTAA